From Orcinus orca chromosome 3, mOrcOrc1.1, whole genome shotgun sequence, a single genomic window includes:
- the FAM193B gene encoding protein FAM193B isoform X3 encodes MTRRRSRPSGGAGRRERARAAGPQKPQAPEPPPPPSLEAGAGAGPPEAPAEPYRDGPREEDDPNLAPGPQVPPTSSQSVQTCCLLCHRERKGWEEGPSQNGLVLQGEKLPPDFMPKLVKNLLGEMPLWVCQSCRKSMEEDERQTGREHAVAISLSHTSCESQSCGGDSHSSSSSSSSSSSSSSSCHGNSGDWDPSSFLSAHKLSGLWNSPHSSGAMPGSSLGSPPSIPGEVFPISEHHRHSDLTAPPNSPTGHHPQPALLIPSHPGSFGSPPHPHLLPTTPAAPFPAQVSECPIAMAAAPHTPGPCQSPHLPSTSMPLLKMPPPFSGCSHPCSGHCSGHCSGPLLPPPSSQQLTSTHSRDPGCKGHKFTHSGLTCQLPQPCEADEGLGEEEDSSSERSSCTSSSTHQRDGKFCDCCYCEFFGHNAEKEKAQLAAEALKQANRSVSGSRELRPTRERLLEWPDQELDRVNSFLSSRLQEIKNTVKDSICASFSVCELSMNSNGFTKEGAAEPEPQSLAPSNLNGSSEQRPDVNLDLSPLTLGSPQNHMLHAPGEPAPPWAEMRSLHPPWTEVRGPPPGIIPENGLVRRLNTVPNLSRVIWVKTPKPGNPSSEELSVKEVPGCKQELPEPVASGGKPRKGKRQGSQAKKSKVSPAPQSPACLETPSAKGQTPSPKQPSKAPEPPRVDSCAEAGEGSQGTRPGPGWASSPKADKEKGSSWQNWPGEAKAQPLEQESVQPSGPARPQSLPQGKARSRRSRNKQEKSASSLDDVFLPKDMDGVEMDETDREVEYFKRFCLDSAKQTRQKVAVNWTNFSLKKTTPSTAQ; translated from the exons ATGACTCGGAGGCGGAGCAGGCCGAGTGGCGGCGCGGGCCGGCGCGAGCGGGCGCGGGCCGCGGGGCCGCAGAAGCCCCAGGCGCCGGAGCCCCCGCCGCCGCCGAGCCTGGAAGCAGGAGCGGGTGCAGGGCCCCCGGAGGCGCCGGCGGAGCCCTACCGCGACGGCCCCAGGGAGGAGGACGACCCCAATCTGGCTCCCGGTCCCCAG gttccccccacctccagccagTCTGTGCAGACTTGCTGCCTGCTGTGTCACCGGGAACGCAAAGGCTGGGAAGAAGGCCCTTCCCAAAATGGACTGGTGTTGCAGGGTGAGAAGCTGCCCCCTGACTTCATGCCAAAGCTCGTCAAGAATCTCCTAGGCGAGATGCCTCTATGGGTCTGCCAGAGTTGCCGAAAGAGCATGGAGGAAGATGAAAGGCAGACAGGTCGAGAACATGCAGTGGCG atCTCCTTGTCACACACATCCTGCGAATCGCAGTCTTGTGGGGGTGACTCTCATTCCTCTTCGTCCTCCTCTTCATCATCCTCATCCTCGTCGTCCTCCTGCCATGGGAACTCAGGGGACTGGGATCCCAGCTCGTTCCTGTCAGCACATAAGCTCTCGGGCCTCTGGAACTCCCCGCACTCCAGTGGGGCCATGCCAGGCAGCTCTCTCGGGAGTCCTCCTTCCATCCCTG GTGAGGTTTTCCCCATCTCGGAGCACCACCGGCACTCAGACCTCACTGCTCCACCTAACAGCCCCACCGGCCACCACCCCCAGCCAGCGCTGCTGATCCCATCTCACCCCGGATCCTTTGGCTCACCACCCCACCCGCACCTGCTGCCCACCACCCCGGCAGCACCTTTCCCTGCCCAGGTTTCAGAATGCCCTATTGCCATGGCTGCTGCCCCCCACACCCCAGGGCCATGTCAGAGCCCCCACCTTCCCTCCACTAGCATGCCGCTCCTGAAGATGCCTCCACCATTCTCGGGTTGCAGCCACCCCTGTAGTGGGCATTGCAGCGGGCACTGCAGCGGGCCCCTCCTCCCACCGCCCAGCTCTCAGCAGCTCACTAGCACTCACAG CAGGGACCCTGGGTGCAAGGGGCACAAGTTTACCCATAGTGGCCTGACCTGCCAGCTACCCCAGCCCTGCGAGGCAGACGAGGGGCTGGGCGAGGAAGAGGACAGCAGCTCAGAGCGTAGCTCCTGCACCTCATCCTCCACCCACCAGAGAGATGGGAAGTTCTGTGACTGCTGCTACTGTGAGTTCTTCGGCCACAATGCG GAAAAGGAGAAGGCCCAGTTGGCAGCAGAAGCTCTAAAGCAGGCAAATCGTAGTGTTTCTGGAAGCCGGGAGCTGAGGCCTACCAGGGAGAGGCTCTTGGAGTGGCCCGATCAGGAGCTGGATCGGGTCAACAGCTTTCTGAGCAGCCGTCTACAGGAGATCAAGAACACTGTCAAGGACTCCATCTGCGCCAGCTTCAGTGTGTGTGAGCTCAGCATGAACAGCAATGGCTTCACTAAAGAGGGGGCTGCTGAGCCAGAGCCTCAGAGTCTAGCCCCCTCAAACCTCAATGGCTCCTCAGAGCAACGGCCTGACGTTAACCTTGACCTGTCCCCTTTGACTTTGGGCTCCCCTCAGAACCATATGTTACATGCTCCAGGCGAGCCAGCCCCACCATGGGCAGAAATGAGAAGTCTCCACCCACCATGGACAGAGGTGAGGGGCCCCCCTCCTGGTATCATCCCTGAGAATGGGCTAGTGAGGAGACTCAACACCGTGCCCAACCTGTCCCGGGTGATCTGGGTCAAGACACCCAAGCCAGGTAACCCTAGCTCTGAGGAGCTAAGTGTAAAGGAGGTCCCTGGTTGCAAGCAGGAGCTGCCTGAGCCTGTGGCCTCAGGTGGCAAGCCACGGAAGGGCAAGAGACAGGGTAGTCAGGCCAAGAAGAGCAAGGTGAGCCCAGCTCCCCAGTCCCCAGCCTGCCTTGAGACTCCCAGTGCCAAGGGCCAGACCCCCAGCCCCAAGCAGCCAAGCAAGGCCCCAGAGCCTCCCAGAGTGGACAGCTGTGCCGAGGCTGGAGAAGGGAGCCAGGGGACCCGACCAGGACCAGGCTGGGCTAGCAGCCCCAAAGCTGACAAGGAGAAGGGCAGCTCCTGGCAAAACTGGCCAGGTGAAGCCAAGGCACAGCCTCTGGAgcaggagtctgtgcagccctCAGGCCCAGCAAGGCCACAGAGCTTGCCACAGGGCAAGGCCCGCAGCCGCCGGAGCCGCAACAAGCAGGAGAAGTCAGCCTCCTCCTTGG ACGATGTGTTCCTGCCCAAGGACATGGATGGGGTGGAGATGGATGAGACTGACCGGGAGGTGGAGTATTTCAAGAG GTTCTGTTTGGATTCTGCAAAGCAAACGCGTCAGAAAGTTGCCGTGAACTGGACCAACTTCAGCCTCAAGAAAACCACTCCCAGCACAGCTCAGTGA
- the FAM193B gene encoding protein FAM193B isoform X2: protein MTRRRSRPSGGAGRRERARAAGPQKPQAPEPPPPPSLEAGAGAGPPEAPAEPYRDGPREEDDPNLAPGPQVPPTSSQSVQTCCLLCHRERKGWEEGPSQNGLVLQGEKLPPDFMPKLVKNLLGEMPLWVCQSCRKSMEEDERQTGREHAVAISLSHTSCESQSCGGDSHSSSSSSSSSSSSSSSCHGNSGDWDPSSFLSAHKLSGLWNSPHSSGAMPGSSLGSPPSIPGEVFPISEHHRHSDLTAPPNSPTGHHPQPALLIPSHPGSFGSPPHPHLLPTTPAAPFPAQVSECPIAMAAAPHTPGPCQSPHLPSTSMPLLKMPPPFSGCSHPCSGHCSGHCSGPLLPPPSSQQLTSTHRDPGCKGHKFTHSGLTCQLPQPCEADEGLGEEEDSSSERSSCTSSSTHQRDGKFCDCCYCEFFGHNAPPAAPTSRNYTEIREKLRSRLTRRKEELPMKGGALGGIPGEPAVDHRDVDELLEFINSTEPKVPNSARAAKRARHKLKKKEKEKAQLAAEALKQANRSVSGSRELRPTRERLLEWPDQELDRVNSFLSSRLQEIKNTVKDSICASFSVCELSMNSNGFTKEGAAEPEPQSLAPSNLNGSSEQRPDVNLDLSPLTLGSPQNHMLHAPGEPAPPWAEMRSLHPPWTEVRGPPPGIIPENGLVRRLNTVPNLSRVIWVKTPKPGNPSSEELSVKEVPGCKQELPEPVASGGKPRKGKRQGSQAKKSKVSPAPQSPACLETPSAKGQTPSPKQPSKAPEPPRVDSCAEAGEGSQGTRPGPGWASSPKADKEKGSSWQNWPGEAKAQPLEQESVQPSGPARPQSLPQGKARSRRSRNKQEKSASSLDDVFLPKDMDGVEMDETDREVEYFKRFCLDSAKQTRQKVAVNWTNFSLKKTTPSTAQ, encoded by the exons ATGACTCGGAGGCGGAGCAGGCCGAGTGGCGGCGCGGGCCGGCGCGAGCGGGCGCGGGCCGCGGGGCCGCAGAAGCCCCAGGCGCCGGAGCCCCCGCCGCCGCCGAGCCTGGAAGCAGGAGCGGGTGCAGGGCCCCCGGAGGCGCCGGCGGAGCCCTACCGCGACGGCCCCAGGGAGGAGGACGACCCCAATCTGGCTCCCGGTCCCCAG gttccccccacctccagccagTCTGTGCAGACTTGCTGCCTGCTGTGTCACCGGGAACGCAAAGGCTGGGAAGAAGGCCCTTCCCAAAATGGACTGGTGTTGCAGGGTGAGAAGCTGCCCCCTGACTTCATGCCAAAGCTCGTCAAGAATCTCCTAGGCGAGATGCCTCTATGGGTCTGCCAGAGTTGCCGAAAGAGCATGGAGGAAGATGAAAGGCAGACAGGTCGAGAACATGCAGTGGCG atCTCCTTGTCACACACATCCTGCGAATCGCAGTCTTGTGGGGGTGACTCTCATTCCTCTTCGTCCTCCTCTTCATCATCCTCATCCTCGTCGTCCTCCTGCCATGGGAACTCAGGGGACTGGGATCCCAGCTCGTTCCTGTCAGCACATAAGCTCTCGGGCCTCTGGAACTCCCCGCACTCCAGTGGGGCCATGCCAGGCAGCTCTCTCGGGAGTCCTCCTTCCATCCCTG GTGAGGTTTTCCCCATCTCGGAGCACCACCGGCACTCAGACCTCACTGCTCCACCTAACAGCCCCACCGGCCACCACCCCCAGCCAGCGCTGCTGATCCCATCTCACCCCGGATCCTTTGGCTCACCACCCCACCCGCACCTGCTGCCCACCACCCCGGCAGCACCTTTCCCTGCCCAGGTTTCAGAATGCCCTATTGCCATGGCTGCTGCCCCCCACACCCCAGGGCCATGTCAGAGCCCCCACCTTCCCTCCACTAGCATGCCGCTCCTGAAGATGCCTCCACCATTCTCGGGTTGCAGCCACCCCTGTAGTGGGCATTGCAGCGGGCACTGCAGCGGGCCCCTCCTCCCACCGCCCAGCTCTCAGCAGCTCACTAGCACTCACAG GGACCCTGGGTGCAAGGGGCACAAGTTTACCCATAGTGGCCTGACCTGCCAGCTACCCCAGCCCTGCGAGGCAGACGAGGGGCTGGGCGAGGAAGAGGACAGCAGCTCAGAGCGTAGCTCCTGCACCTCATCCTCCACCCACCAGAGAGATGGGAAGTTCTGTGACTGCTGCTACTGTGAGTTCTTCGGCCACAATGCG ccacccgcTGCCCCGACGAGTCGGAATTATACCGAGATCCGAGAGAAGCTCCGCTCAAGGCTGACCAGGCGGAAAGAGGAGCTGCCCATGAAGGGGGGCGCCCTGGGCGGGATCCCTGGGGAGCCTGCCGTGGACCACCGAGATGTGGATGAGCTGCTGGAATTCATCAACAGCACGGAGCCCAAAGTCCCCAACAGCGCCAGGGCCGCCAAGCGGGCCCGGCACAAACTGAAAAAGAAG GAAAAGGAGAAGGCCCAGTTGGCAGCAGAAGCTCTAAAGCAGGCAAATCGTAGTGTTTCTGGAAGCCGGGAGCTGAGGCCTACCAGGGAGAGGCTCTTGGAGTGGCCCGATCAGGAGCTGGATCGGGTCAACAGCTTTCTGAGCAGCCGTCTACAGGAGATCAAGAACACTGTCAAGGACTCCATCTGCGCCAGCTTCAGTGTGTGTGAGCTCAGCATGAACAGCAATGGCTTCACTAAAGAGGGGGCTGCTGAGCCAGAGCCTCAGAGTCTAGCCCCCTCAAACCTCAATGGCTCCTCAGAGCAACGGCCTGACGTTAACCTTGACCTGTCCCCTTTGACTTTGGGCTCCCCTCAGAACCATATGTTACATGCTCCAGGCGAGCCAGCCCCACCATGGGCAGAAATGAGAAGTCTCCACCCACCATGGACAGAGGTGAGGGGCCCCCCTCCTGGTATCATCCCTGAGAATGGGCTAGTGAGGAGACTCAACACCGTGCCCAACCTGTCCCGGGTGATCTGGGTCAAGACACCCAAGCCAGGTAACCCTAGCTCTGAGGAGCTAAGTGTAAAGGAGGTCCCTGGTTGCAAGCAGGAGCTGCCTGAGCCTGTGGCCTCAGGTGGCAAGCCACGGAAGGGCAAGAGACAGGGTAGTCAGGCCAAGAAGAGCAAGGTGAGCCCAGCTCCCCAGTCCCCAGCCTGCCTTGAGACTCCCAGTGCCAAGGGCCAGACCCCCAGCCCCAAGCAGCCAAGCAAGGCCCCAGAGCCTCCCAGAGTGGACAGCTGTGCCGAGGCTGGAGAAGGGAGCCAGGGGACCCGACCAGGACCAGGCTGGGCTAGCAGCCCCAAAGCTGACAAGGAGAAGGGCAGCTCCTGGCAAAACTGGCCAGGTGAAGCCAAGGCACAGCCTCTGGAgcaggagtctgtgcagccctCAGGCCCAGCAAGGCCACAGAGCTTGCCACAGGGCAAGGCCCGCAGCCGCCGGAGCCGCAACAAGCAGGAGAAGTCAGCCTCCTCCTTGG ACGATGTGTTCCTGCCCAAGGACATGGATGGGGTGGAGATGGATGAGACTGACCGGGAGGTGGAGTATTTCAAGAG GTTCTGTTTGGATTCTGCAAAGCAAACGCGTCAGAAAGTTGCCGTGAACTGGACCAACTTCAGCCTCAAGAAAACCACTCCCAGCACAGCTCAGTGA
- the FAM193B gene encoding protein FAM193B isoform X1, with protein MTRRRSRPSGGAGRRERARAAGPQKPQAPEPPPPPSLEAGAGAGPPEAPAEPYRDGPREEDDPNLAPGPQVPPTSSQSVQTCCLLCHRERKGWEEGPSQNGLVLQGEKLPPDFMPKLVKNLLGEMPLWVCQSCRKSMEEDERQTGREHAVAISLSHTSCESQSCGGDSHSSSSSSSSSSSSSSSCHGNSGDWDPSSFLSAHKLSGLWNSPHSSGAMPGSSLGSPPSIPGEVFPISEHHRHSDLTAPPNSPTGHHPQPALLIPSHPGSFGSPPHPHLLPTTPAAPFPAQVSECPIAMAAAPHTPGPCQSPHLPSTSMPLLKMPPPFSGCSHPCSGHCSGHCSGPLLPPPSSQQLTSTHSRDPGCKGHKFTHSGLTCQLPQPCEADEGLGEEEDSSSERSSCTSSSTHQRDGKFCDCCYCEFFGHNAPPAAPTSRNYTEIREKLRSRLTRRKEELPMKGGALGGIPGEPAVDHRDVDELLEFINSTEPKVPNSARAAKRARHKLKKKEKEKAQLAAEALKQANRSVSGSRELRPTRERLLEWPDQELDRVNSFLSSRLQEIKNTVKDSICASFSVCELSMNSNGFTKEGAAEPEPQSLAPSNLNGSSEQRPDVNLDLSPLTLGSPQNHMLHAPGEPAPPWAEMRSLHPPWTEVRGPPPGIIPENGLVRRLNTVPNLSRVIWVKTPKPGNPSSEELSVKEVPGCKQELPEPVASGGKPRKGKRQGSQAKKSKVSPAPQSPACLETPSAKGQTPSPKQPSKAPEPPRVDSCAEAGEGSQGTRPGPGWASSPKADKEKGSSWQNWPGEAKAQPLEQESVQPSGPARPQSLPQGKARSRRSRNKQEKSASSLDDVFLPKDMDGVEMDETDREVEYFKRFCLDSAKQTRQKVAVNWTNFSLKKTTPSTAQ; from the exons ATGACTCGGAGGCGGAGCAGGCCGAGTGGCGGCGCGGGCCGGCGCGAGCGGGCGCGGGCCGCGGGGCCGCAGAAGCCCCAGGCGCCGGAGCCCCCGCCGCCGCCGAGCCTGGAAGCAGGAGCGGGTGCAGGGCCCCCGGAGGCGCCGGCGGAGCCCTACCGCGACGGCCCCAGGGAGGAGGACGACCCCAATCTGGCTCCCGGTCCCCAG gttccccccacctccagccagTCTGTGCAGACTTGCTGCCTGCTGTGTCACCGGGAACGCAAAGGCTGGGAAGAAGGCCCTTCCCAAAATGGACTGGTGTTGCAGGGTGAGAAGCTGCCCCCTGACTTCATGCCAAAGCTCGTCAAGAATCTCCTAGGCGAGATGCCTCTATGGGTCTGCCAGAGTTGCCGAAAGAGCATGGAGGAAGATGAAAGGCAGACAGGTCGAGAACATGCAGTGGCG atCTCCTTGTCACACACATCCTGCGAATCGCAGTCTTGTGGGGGTGACTCTCATTCCTCTTCGTCCTCCTCTTCATCATCCTCATCCTCGTCGTCCTCCTGCCATGGGAACTCAGGGGACTGGGATCCCAGCTCGTTCCTGTCAGCACATAAGCTCTCGGGCCTCTGGAACTCCCCGCACTCCAGTGGGGCCATGCCAGGCAGCTCTCTCGGGAGTCCTCCTTCCATCCCTG GTGAGGTTTTCCCCATCTCGGAGCACCACCGGCACTCAGACCTCACTGCTCCACCTAACAGCCCCACCGGCCACCACCCCCAGCCAGCGCTGCTGATCCCATCTCACCCCGGATCCTTTGGCTCACCACCCCACCCGCACCTGCTGCCCACCACCCCGGCAGCACCTTTCCCTGCCCAGGTTTCAGAATGCCCTATTGCCATGGCTGCTGCCCCCCACACCCCAGGGCCATGTCAGAGCCCCCACCTTCCCTCCACTAGCATGCCGCTCCTGAAGATGCCTCCACCATTCTCGGGTTGCAGCCACCCCTGTAGTGGGCATTGCAGCGGGCACTGCAGCGGGCCCCTCCTCCCACCGCCCAGCTCTCAGCAGCTCACTAGCACTCACAG CAGGGACCCTGGGTGCAAGGGGCACAAGTTTACCCATAGTGGCCTGACCTGCCAGCTACCCCAGCCCTGCGAGGCAGACGAGGGGCTGGGCGAGGAAGAGGACAGCAGCTCAGAGCGTAGCTCCTGCACCTCATCCTCCACCCACCAGAGAGATGGGAAGTTCTGTGACTGCTGCTACTGTGAGTTCTTCGGCCACAATGCG ccacccgcTGCCCCGACGAGTCGGAATTATACCGAGATCCGAGAGAAGCTCCGCTCAAGGCTGACCAGGCGGAAAGAGGAGCTGCCCATGAAGGGGGGCGCCCTGGGCGGGATCCCTGGGGAGCCTGCCGTGGACCACCGAGATGTGGATGAGCTGCTGGAATTCATCAACAGCACGGAGCCCAAAGTCCCCAACAGCGCCAGGGCCGCCAAGCGGGCCCGGCACAAACTGAAAAAGAAG GAAAAGGAGAAGGCCCAGTTGGCAGCAGAAGCTCTAAAGCAGGCAAATCGTAGTGTTTCTGGAAGCCGGGAGCTGAGGCCTACCAGGGAGAGGCTCTTGGAGTGGCCCGATCAGGAGCTGGATCGGGTCAACAGCTTTCTGAGCAGCCGTCTACAGGAGATCAAGAACACTGTCAAGGACTCCATCTGCGCCAGCTTCAGTGTGTGTGAGCTCAGCATGAACAGCAATGGCTTCACTAAAGAGGGGGCTGCTGAGCCAGAGCCTCAGAGTCTAGCCCCCTCAAACCTCAATGGCTCCTCAGAGCAACGGCCTGACGTTAACCTTGACCTGTCCCCTTTGACTTTGGGCTCCCCTCAGAACCATATGTTACATGCTCCAGGCGAGCCAGCCCCACCATGGGCAGAAATGAGAAGTCTCCACCCACCATGGACAGAGGTGAGGGGCCCCCCTCCTGGTATCATCCCTGAGAATGGGCTAGTGAGGAGACTCAACACCGTGCCCAACCTGTCCCGGGTGATCTGGGTCAAGACACCCAAGCCAGGTAACCCTAGCTCTGAGGAGCTAAGTGTAAAGGAGGTCCCTGGTTGCAAGCAGGAGCTGCCTGAGCCTGTGGCCTCAGGTGGCAAGCCACGGAAGGGCAAGAGACAGGGTAGTCAGGCCAAGAAGAGCAAGGTGAGCCCAGCTCCCCAGTCCCCAGCCTGCCTTGAGACTCCCAGTGCCAAGGGCCAGACCCCCAGCCCCAAGCAGCCAAGCAAGGCCCCAGAGCCTCCCAGAGTGGACAGCTGTGCCGAGGCTGGAGAAGGGAGCCAGGGGACCCGACCAGGACCAGGCTGGGCTAGCAGCCCCAAAGCTGACAAGGAGAAGGGCAGCTCCTGGCAAAACTGGCCAGGTGAAGCCAAGGCACAGCCTCTGGAgcaggagtctgtgcagccctCAGGCCCAGCAAGGCCACAGAGCTTGCCACAGGGCAAGGCCCGCAGCCGCCGGAGCCGCAACAAGCAGGAGAAGTCAGCCTCCTCCTTGG ACGATGTGTTCCTGCCCAAGGACATGGATGGGGTGGAGATGGATGAGACTGACCGGGAGGTGGAGTATTTCAAGAG GTTCTGTTTGGATTCTGCAAAGCAAACGCGTCAGAAAGTTGCCGTGAACTGGACCAACTTCAGCCTCAAGAAAACCACTCCCAGCACAGCTCAGTGA
- the FAM193B gene encoding protein FAM193B isoform X4 has translation MTRRRSRPSGGAGRRERARAAGPQKPQAPEPPPPPSLEAGAGAGPPEAPAEPYRDGPREEDDPNLAPGPQVPPTSSQSVQTCCLLCHRERKGWEEGPSQNGLVLQGEKLPPDFMPKLVKNLLGEMPLWVCQSCRKSMEEDERQTGREHAVAISLSHTSCESQSCGGDSHSSSSSSSSSSSSSSSCHGNSGDWDPSSFLSAHKLSGLWNSPHSSGAMPGSSLGSPPSIPGEVFPISEHHRHSDLTAPPNSPTGHHPQPALLIPSHPGSFGSPPHPHLLPTTPAAPFPAQVSECPIAMAAAPHTPGPCQSPHLPSTSMPLLKMPPPFSGCSHPCSGHCSGHCSGPLLPPPSSQQLTSTHRDPGCKGHKFTHSGLTCQLPQPCEADEGLGEEEDSSSERSSCTSSSTHQRDGKFCDCCYCEFFGHNAEKEKAQLAAEALKQANRSVSGSRELRPTRERLLEWPDQELDRVNSFLSSRLQEIKNTVKDSICASFSVCELSMNSNGFTKEGAAEPEPQSLAPSNLNGSSEQRPDVNLDLSPLTLGSPQNHMLHAPGEPAPPWAEMRSLHPPWTEVRGPPPGIIPENGLVRRLNTVPNLSRVIWVKTPKPGNPSSEELSVKEVPGCKQELPEPVASGGKPRKGKRQGSQAKKSKVSPAPQSPACLETPSAKGQTPSPKQPSKAPEPPRVDSCAEAGEGSQGTRPGPGWASSPKADKEKGSSWQNWPGEAKAQPLEQESVQPSGPARPQSLPQGKARSRRSRNKQEKSASSLDDVFLPKDMDGVEMDETDREVEYFKRFCLDSAKQTRQKVAVNWTNFSLKKTTPSTAQ, from the exons ATGACTCGGAGGCGGAGCAGGCCGAGTGGCGGCGCGGGCCGGCGCGAGCGGGCGCGGGCCGCGGGGCCGCAGAAGCCCCAGGCGCCGGAGCCCCCGCCGCCGCCGAGCCTGGAAGCAGGAGCGGGTGCAGGGCCCCCGGAGGCGCCGGCGGAGCCCTACCGCGACGGCCCCAGGGAGGAGGACGACCCCAATCTGGCTCCCGGTCCCCAG gttccccccacctccagccagTCTGTGCAGACTTGCTGCCTGCTGTGTCACCGGGAACGCAAAGGCTGGGAAGAAGGCCCTTCCCAAAATGGACTGGTGTTGCAGGGTGAGAAGCTGCCCCCTGACTTCATGCCAAAGCTCGTCAAGAATCTCCTAGGCGAGATGCCTCTATGGGTCTGCCAGAGTTGCCGAAAGAGCATGGAGGAAGATGAAAGGCAGACAGGTCGAGAACATGCAGTGGCG atCTCCTTGTCACACACATCCTGCGAATCGCAGTCTTGTGGGGGTGACTCTCATTCCTCTTCGTCCTCCTCTTCATCATCCTCATCCTCGTCGTCCTCCTGCCATGGGAACTCAGGGGACTGGGATCCCAGCTCGTTCCTGTCAGCACATAAGCTCTCGGGCCTCTGGAACTCCCCGCACTCCAGTGGGGCCATGCCAGGCAGCTCTCTCGGGAGTCCTCCTTCCATCCCTG GTGAGGTTTTCCCCATCTCGGAGCACCACCGGCACTCAGACCTCACTGCTCCACCTAACAGCCCCACCGGCCACCACCCCCAGCCAGCGCTGCTGATCCCATCTCACCCCGGATCCTTTGGCTCACCACCCCACCCGCACCTGCTGCCCACCACCCCGGCAGCACCTTTCCCTGCCCAGGTTTCAGAATGCCCTATTGCCATGGCTGCTGCCCCCCACACCCCAGGGCCATGTCAGAGCCCCCACCTTCCCTCCACTAGCATGCCGCTCCTGAAGATGCCTCCACCATTCTCGGGTTGCAGCCACCCCTGTAGTGGGCATTGCAGCGGGCACTGCAGCGGGCCCCTCCTCCCACCGCCCAGCTCTCAGCAGCTCACTAGCACTCACAG GGACCCTGGGTGCAAGGGGCACAAGTTTACCCATAGTGGCCTGACCTGCCAGCTACCCCAGCCCTGCGAGGCAGACGAGGGGCTGGGCGAGGAAGAGGACAGCAGCTCAGAGCGTAGCTCCTGCACCTCATCCTCCACCCACCAGAGAGATGGGAAGTTCTGTGACTGCTGCTACTGTGAGTTCTTCGGCCACAATGCG GAAAAGGAGAAGGCCCAGTTGGCAGCAGAAGCTCTAAAGCAGGCAAATCGTAGTGTTTCTGGAAGCCGGGAGCTGAGGCCTACCAGGGAGAGGCTCTTGGAGTGGCCCGATCAGGAGCTGGATCGGGTCAACAGCTTTCTGAGCAGCCGTCTACAGGAGATCAAGAACACTGTCAAGGACTCCATCTGCGCCAGCTTCAGTGTGTGTGAGCTCAGCATGAACAGCAATGGCTTCACTAAAGAGGGGGCTGCTGAGCCAGAGCCTCAGAGTCTAGCCCCCTCAAACCTCAATGGCTCCTCAGAGCAACGGCCTGACGTTAACCTTGACCTGTCCCCTTTGACTTTGGGCTCCCCTCAGAACCATATGTTACATGCTCCAGGCGAGCCAGCCCCACCATGGGCAGAAATGAGAAGTCTCCACCCACCATGGACAGAGGTGAGGGGCCCCCCTCCTGGTATCATCCCTGAGAATGGGCTAGTGAGGAGACTCAACACCGTGCCCAACCTGTCCCGGGTGATCTGGGTCAAGACACCCAAGCCAGGTAACCCTAGCTCTGAGGAGCTAAGTGTAAAGGAGGTCCCTGGTTGCAAGCAGGAGCTGCCTGAGCCTGTGGCCTCAGGTGGCAAGCCACGGAAGGGCAAGAGACAGGGTAGTCAGGCCAAGAAGAGCAAGGTGAGCCCAGCTCCCCAGTCCCCAGCCTGCCTTGAGACTCCCAGTGCCAAGGGCCAGACCCCCAGCCCCAAGCAGCCAAGCAAGGCCCCAGAGCCTCCCAGAGTGGACAGCTGTGCCGAGGCTGGAGAAGGGAGCCAGGGGACCCGACCAGGACCAGGCTGGGCTAGCAGCCCCAAAGCTGACAAGGAGAAGGGCAGCTCCTGGCAAAACTGGCCAGGTGAAGCCAAGGCACAGCCTCTGGAgcaggagtctgtgcagccctCAGGCCCAGCAAGGCCACAGAGCTTGCCACAGGGCAAGGCCCGCAGCCGCCGGAGCCGCAACAAGCAGGAGAAGTCAGCCTCCTCCTTGG ACGATGTGTTCCTGCCCAAGGACATGGATGGGGTGGAGATGGATGAGACTGACCGGGAGGTGGAGTATTTCAAGAG GTTCTGTTTGGATTCTGCAAAGCAAACGCGTCAGAAAGTTGCCGTGAACTGGACCAACTTCAGCCTCAAGAAAACCACTCCCAGCACAGCTCAGTGA